One region of Luteolibacter yonseiensis genomic DNA includes:
- a CDS encoding CPBP family intramembrane glutamic endopeptidase: MPGLPSSGVLKIWLYAIASVLLGSWAAPLLYNAGKALAEVSESKNTNSPLEWLAAVCQRTEFPEFFVASLLIAGGVLFLPFYDWLKCGRGTIFARNPQATPGDIGSRRSVGGSQAWRQGAMGFLIVTVLFLFLAGVLFLTGALQWKGPANPVFSFVWKGFATALGLAILQEKLFRGIALGTFLRAMRPEAAIAMTAVLFSLVHFLNPPPGLDVVDPDASGVGFELLRALFVSFFHPRIFLISFLPLLALGGVLAFARWATASPGLSTGLHAGWIFSHILIDGFTIVRGKSIFWGSGDASLRQGIVPLGCILLIAFLVSKLTAPRHVNDATN; this comes from the coding sequence ATGCCCGGCCTGCCCTCCAGCGGCGTTTTGAAAATCTGGCTCTATGCCATCGCTTCGGTCCTGCTCGGCAGCTGGGCCGCGCCGCTTCTTTATAACGCGGGCAAGGCGCTGGCCGAGGTGTCCGAGAGCAAGAACACGAACAGCCCGCTCGAATGGCTCGCCGCCGTCTGCCAACGCACGGAGTTCCCCGAATTTTTCGTGGCAAGCCTGCTGATCGCCGGCGGAGTCCTGTTCCTGCCGTTCTACGATTGGTTGAAATGCGGACGCGGGACGATCTTTGCCAGAAACCCGCAGGCGACTCCGGGCGACATCGGTTCCCGGCGATCGGTCGGCGGATCCCAGGCATGGCGCCAGGGAGCCATGGGATTCCTGATCGTGACCGTGCTTTTCCTGTTCCTCGCCGGCGTTCTCTTCCTCACAGGAGCCCTTCAGTGGAAGGGGCCCGCCAATCCCGTTTTTTCATTTGTCTGGAAAGGATTCGCCACCGCGCTGGGTCTGGCGATTTTGCAGGAAAAGCTTTTCAGAGGCATCGCCTTGGGCACTTTCCTGCGGGCCATGCGTCCGGAGGCAGCCATCGCCATGACGGCGGTTTTGTTCTCGCTCGTGCATTTCCTCAATCCACCGCCGGGGCTGGATGTGGTGGATCCGGATGCATCCGGAGTCGGGTTCGAACTCCTGCGCGCTCTCTTTGTTTCGTTTTTCCACCCCCGGATTTTCCTCATCAGCTTCCTCCCGCTGCTCGCCCTCGGCGGCGTGCTCGCATTCGCCCGCTGGGCCACCGCCTCGCCCGGATTGTCCACCGGCCTGCATGCCGGATGGATTTTCAGCCATATCCTGATCGACGGATTCACCATCGTTCGCGGGAAATCAATTTTCTGGGGATCTGGTGACGCATCCCTGCGGCAGGGCATCGTCCCGCTCGGCTGCATCCTCCTCATTGCATTCCTCGTTTCCAAGCTCACCGCGCCCCGCCATGTCAACGACGCCACGAACTGA
- a CDS encoding RNA polymerase sigma factor, which produces MKARTDSQLLHDYSERRSEAAFAELVRRHIDLVHSVARRLVNDPHRAQDVSQGVFVALSKDAARLMDHPTLSGWLHRTTRNIASQTVRTEVRRSNREHQAATMNTSSESEASWEAISPYLDAALDELNASDRDAVLLRYFENKPAQEMAAILGTSPEAAQKRVNRAVGRLRENLAKRGITAGTAGLAGVISANAVQVAPAGSAAGCTMAALGGTSATVITRVLTMTNLRKCLIPGTIAAITGTVIYLAAGSANPPGNEGASPTAPPAGKTKIARSGSGNSLIEERKRVRAEKPPAEREDIAKIPWPEVVMNFPPVAADPAEDDVRLAFDLYQIIRRQPAELSRLGGSGGRMIEIEVREVTSSWSSTVTLQSVGGRILADHDGKPQIENWGRGGGGHWSRQLYRYVAGEYKLVRIDKFLEWIEPGIENNPVTEPPFLPHGEGDDRGKVLHFVETRIPKP; this is translated from the coding sequence GTGAAAGCCCGAACCGACTCCCAATTGCTGCACGACTACTCCGAACGCCGCTCGGAAGCGGCTTTCGCCGAGCTGGTGAGACGCCACATCGATCTCGTGCATTCCGTGGCACGCCGGTTGGTGAATGATCCGCATCGTGCGCAGGATGTCTCGCAAGGCGTTTTCGTCGCCTTGTCGAAAGACGCGGCACGCCTGATGGATCACCCCACCTTGTCGGGCTGGCTGCATCGGACGACGCGGAACATCGCCTCCCAGACCGTCCGCACGGAGGTGAGGCGGAGCAATCGTGAACATCAGGCCGCCACCATGAACACCTCTTCCGAATCCGAAGCCTCGTGGGAAGCGATCTCTCCTTATCTGGACGCCGCACTGGATGAGCTGAACGCTTCAGACCGCGACGCCGTTCTGCTGCGTTATTTTGAAAACAAGCCCGCACAGGAAATGGCGGCGATCCTTGGCACCAGCCCGGAAGCTGCCCAGAAACGGGTGAACCGCGCTGTCGGACGACTGCGGGAAAATCTCGCCAAACGCGGGATCACCGCCGGAACCGCAGGACTGGCGGGGGTTATCTCCGCCAATGCGGTGCAAGTCGCGCCGGCGGGCTCGGCGGCGGGCTGCACCATGGCGGCGCTCGGCGGAACTTCCGCCACCGTCATCACCCGGGTTCTTACCATGACAAACCTGAGAAAATGCCTGATTCCCGGGACCATCGCGGCCATCACCGGAACGGTGATTTATTTGGCGGCCGGTTCTGCAAACCCACCAGGGAATGAGGGCGCATCCCCGACCGCTCCTCCCGCCGGAAAAACAAAAATCGCGAGATCCGGTTCCGGAAATTCGCTGATTGAGGAAAGAAAACGCGTGAGGGCGGAAAAACCACCGGCCGAACGGGAGGATATCGCGAAGATTCCCTGGCCGGAAGTGGTGATGAATTTTCCTCCCGTCGCCGCGGATCCTGCCGAAGATGACGTCCGGTTAGCCTTCGATCTCTATCAGATCATCCGTCGGCAGCCCGCGGAATTGTCCCGGCTGGGCGGCTCCGGCGGACGGATGATCGAGATCGAAGTGCGGGAGGTCACCAGCTCCTGGTCCTCGACTGTCACCCTGCAAAGCGTGGGAGGAAGGATCCTTGCGGATCATGATGGAAAACCCCAGATCGAAAACTGGGGGCGCGGCGGCGGCGGTCATTGGAGTCGTCAGCTCTATCGATACGTGGCAGGCGAGTATAAGCTCGTGCGCATTGACAAGTTTCTGGAATGGATTGAACCCGGCATTGAAAACAATCCGGTCACCGAACCGCCCTTCCTACCCCATGGAGAAGGCGACGATAGGGGCAAGGTGCTCCATTTTGTCGAAACACGGATACCGAAGCCATGA
- a CDS encoding ComF family protein produces MDLFYPPVCAVCREILTDGRALCDACASDLPRLAAPFCQICGEPFQGRIDGEFSCPNCRDLKFSFDFARPATARDKRTLDMIHRLKYQREIHLARDLGSLAAEAFSDPRLAPALAGKWPLIPVPLHRSRFRHRHFNQAEEISQEVSRITGLPVLKALKRIRDTEHQTALARARRLENLRGAFTVTPAGGRHISQSPAGAVLVDDVFTTGSTVDECARSLRKAGMRGIVVVTVMRG; encoded by the coding sequence ATGGATCTTTTTTATCCACCGGTCTGTGCGGTCTGCCGTGAGATCCTCACCGACGGCCGGGCGCTTTGCGACGCATGCGCTTCGGATCTCCCACGCCTCGCCGCCCCCTTCTGCCAGATTTGCGGCGAACCATTCCAGGGACGCATCGATGGCGAGTTCTCGTGTCCCAACTGCCGCGATTTGAAGTTTTCCTTCGACTTCGCCCGCCCTGCCACCGCACGGGACAAGCGCACGCTGGATATGATCCACCGGCTGAAATACCAGCGGGAGATCCATCTGGCCCGCGATCTCGGCAGCCTCGCCGCCGAGGCGTTTTCAGACCCGCGCCTCGCCCCCGCCCTTGCCGGAAAATGGCCGCTGATTCCGGTTCCACTCCACCGTTCCCGGTTCCGTCACCGGCATTTCAACCAAGCCGAGGAGATTTCGCAGGAGGTTTCCCGCATCACGGGCCTCCCCGTACTGAAGGCCCTGAAACGCATCCGCGATACCGAGCATCAGACCGCGCTCGCCCGGGCACGGCGGCTGGAAAATCTCCGCGGGGCTTTCACCGTCACCCCTGCGGGCGGCAGGCACATCTCCCAATCGCCTGCCGGTGCGGTGCTGGTGGATGACGTGTTCACCACCGGGTCCACGGTGGACGAGTGCGCCAGATCGCTCCGCAAGGCGGGCATGCGCGGCATCGTGGTCGTCACGGTGATGCGTGGATGA
- the rimO gene encoding 30S ribosomal protein S12 methylthiotransferase RimO — protein sequence MSTTVGLISLGCAKNLIDSEVMIGHLAQAGMSLTPDAELADVIIVNTCSFIDMAKQESIDTIFGAVKDRSEDPDRARQKIIVAGCLSQRFAKDLPGIMPEVDAFIGLDQITKVAPIIENLLGKKNDAEVQKTEGPSATEDPRDFVTLKPQYVPDYSTPRMRLTPDHFAYVKIAEGCNHTCTFCIIPKIRGQHRSRTQESVVKEVEALVKSGVKEINLISQDTTYFGMDQWEGKRPTPSSPVDSTRGESLATLLREINKIEGDFWVRLLYTHPAHWSDELIQTIAECDKVAKYVDIPLQHISDRMLTAMKRVTTGDYIRDLLRRMRAGIPGLGIRTTFIVGFPGETEEDFQELLEFIREFRFERAGVFSYSKEEGTRAEKFDGHIHHATRKSRWSRAMAELQKIAGETNQAQVGKAVRVLVEQPGVGRTQWDAPEIDGSVMVDESIPVGEFADITIGDWRGYDLVAAR from the coding sequence ATGTCCACCACCGTAGGTCTCATCTCACTCGGCTGCGCGAAAAACCTCATCGACTCGGAAGTCATGATCGGCCACCTCGCGCAGGCAGGCATGTCGCTCACTCCGGATGCCGAACTGGCGGATGTGATCATCGTCAACACCTGCTCGTTCATCGACATGGCCAAGCAGGAGTCCATCGACACCATTTTTGGCGCGGTGAAGGACCGCTCGGAAGATCCGGACCGCGCCCGCCAGAAAATCATCGTCGCCGGTTGCCTGTCCCAGCGGTTCGCCAAGGACCTGCCAGGCATCATGCCCGAGGTGGATGCGTTCATCGGCCTCGACCAGATCACCAAGGTCGCGCCGATCATCGAGAATCTCCTCGGTAAGAAAAACGACGCCGAGGTCCAGAAGACCGAAGGTCCCTCCGCCACCGAGGATCCGCGCGACTTCGTCACCCTCAAGCCCCAGTATGTGCCGGACTATTCGACGCCGCGCATGCGTCTCACTCCGGACCATTTCGCCTACGTGAAGATCGCCGAGGGCTGCAACCACACCTGCACCTTCTGCATCATCCCGAAGATCCGTGGCCAGCACCGCTCGCGCACCCAGGAGTCCGTGGTGAAGGAAGTCGAGGCGCTGGTGAAATCCGGCGTGAAGGAAATCAACCTCATTTCCCAGGACACCACCTACTTCGGCATGGACCAGTGGGAGGGCAAGCGCCCGACGCCGAGCTCCCCCGTCGATTCCACCCGGGGCGAATCGCTCGCCACCCTGCTCCGCGAGATCAACAAGATCGAGGGAGACTTCTGGGTCCGTCTTCTCTACACCCACCCGGCGCATTGGTCGGACGAACTCATCCAGACCATCGCCGAGTGCGACAAGGTGGCGAAGTATGTGGACATCCCGCTCCAGCACATTTCCGACCGCATGCTCACCGCCATGAAGCGCGTGACCACCGGTGACTACATCCGCGACCTGCTGCGCCGCATGCGCGCCGGGATTCCCGGTCTCGGCATCCGCACCACCTTCATCGTCGGCTTCCCCGGTGAGACCGAGGAGGACTTCCAGGAACTGCTGGAATTCATCCGCGAGTTCCGCTTCGAACGTGCGGGCGTGTTCTCCTACTCCAAGGAAGAAGGCACCCGCGCCGAGAAATTCGACGGCCACATCCACCACGCCACCCGCAAGAGCCGCTGGTCCCGCGCCATGGCCGAGCTTCAGAAGATCGCCGGCGAGACGAACCAGGCGCAGGTCGGCAAGGCCGTCCGCGTCCTCGTCGAACAACCCGGCGTCGGCCGCACCCAGTGGGACGCCCCGGAAATCGACGGCTCCGTGATGGTGGACGAAAGCATCCCCGTCGGCGAATTCGCGGACATCACCATCGGTGACTGGCGCGGATACGACCTCGTGGCGGCGCGCTGA
- a CDS encoding SMP-30/gluconolactonase/LRE family protein: MISIEPIGNTRSQWGEGPVWWHGALYYVDIEGHKVHRLGADGTERSWDVGQRVGTVVPRESGGLVIAGDHGLYFLDEETGDLTAIADPEPDKPDNRFNDGKCSPDGRFFAGTISLVKKTGDARLYRLDPDLTLHEAFGPVTNSNGIVWSADGGTVYYIDTPRKEVLAFDYEDGQLRNMRGVVSTAHLDSSPDGMTIDDEGHLWIAFCHGACVACFSPVSGNELRRIDLPCLETTACAFGGPGLADLYVTTGVHKSEVEEHAGRVFVIRGLGVNGVEANAFAG, encoded by the coding sequence ATGATCAGCATCGAACCGATTGGAAACACCCGCAGCCAATGGGGCGAAGGCCCGGTGTGGTGGCATGGAGCCCTCTATTATGTGGATATCGAGGGCCATAAGGTTCACCGGCTCGGTGCGGACGGAACCGAGAGGTCCTGGGATGTCGGCCAACGCGTCGGCACCGTCGTCCCGCGCGAGAGCGGCGGTCTGGTCATCGCGGGCGACCACGGGCTGTATTTCCTCGATGAGGAGACGGGCGATCTCACCGCCATCGCGGACCCGGAACCGGACAAGCCGGACAATCGTTTCAACGACGGCAAATGTTCGCCCGATGGCCGGTTTTTCGCCGGAACCATCAGCCTGGTGAAAAAAACAGGCGATGCGAGGCTTTATCGCCTTGATCCGGATCTGACCCTGCATGAGGCCTTCGGGCCGGTGACGAATTCGAACGGCATCGTCTGGTCCGCCGATGGCGGCACGGTTTATTACATCGACACCCCTCGCAAGGAAGTGCTCGCCTTCGACTACGAGGACGGCCAGTTGCGGAACATGCGCGGGGTTGTTTCCACCGCCCATCTGGATTCGTCCCCGGATGGAATGACGATCGATGACGAGGGGCATCTGTGGATCGCCTTCTGTCACGGTGCCTGCGTCGCCTGCTTCAGCCCGGTGAGCGGAAACGAACTCCGCCGCATCGACCTTCCATGCCTGGAGACGACGGCTTGCGCGTTCGGAGGACCGGGGCTGGCGGATCTGTATGTGACCACGGGCGTGCATAAATCCGAAGTCGAGGAACACGCCGGGCGGGTTTTTGTCATTCGCGGCCTCGGCGTGAACGGAGTGGAGGCGAACGCCTTCGCCGGTTGA
- a CDS encoding type IV pilus twitching motility protein PilT: MAIIDTFLNLMVERRAERLVLVSDRTPFLLMNGQSIELSMPPLREDTLRRISQEMMGEQGGNEGKFRAANLAEFGYRIQPGGPEWRIDVHTLGDVPKADQPVEDPLTQKVADFVQPSPKEAAMPEETNPSPGRPDPELISILHQALSQNASDLFLSSGKPPRIRQHGVIRPLDSPAPGLRQILAMIPDEEARRELERSGSVDFAVRWEMPDGPRRIRINVFRHLDGVAAALRPIRRRVPQISELSLPGDFQQLATFPNGLVLVTGVAGAGKSTTLAALVDHLNRTRPRHVITIEDPIEYEHQEIQCMIHQRQVGGNVESFAAGLRAALRESPDVILLGEMRDHETISAALTAAETGHLVLSTLHAGSASTAVNRIVDVFPGHQQTHIRSQLALSLRAVVSQRLIPSRTGGLVPAVEKLMVTPAVANGIREGQDHFMRNAMLTGGEEGMVTLERSLATLVRDRLIDRETAIRTAVDPKLLAHLLE, from the coding sequence ATGGCGATCATTGACACATTCTTGAATCTGATGGTGGAAAGACGGGCGGAAAGGCTGGTGCTTGTTTCGGATCGAACCCCTTTCCTGTTGATGAACGGACAGTCGATCGAGCTTTCCATGCCCCCGCTGCGCGAGGACACGCTGCGACGCATTTCCCAAGAAATGATGGGCGAACAGGGAGGCAACGAGGGAAAATTCCGGGCCGCGAACCTGGCGGAATTCGGTTACCGGATCCAACCGGGAGGTCCGGAATGGAGGATCGATGTCCATACGCTGGGCGATGTGCCGAAGGCGGACCAGCCGGTCGAAGACCCCCTGACCCAAAAGGTGGCGGACTTCGTCCAGCCATCACCCAAAGAAGCAGCCATGCCGGAGGAAACCAACCCTTCGCCGGGCAGGCCGGACCCGGAACTGATCTCCATTCTCCACCAAGCTCTCTCGCAGAACGCCTCGGATCTGTTTCTTTCCTCCGGCAAACCGCCGCGCATCCGCCAGCATGGCGTCATCCGTCCTCTCGATTCGCCGGCACCGGGCCTCCGGCAGATTCTGGCGATGATTCCAGACGAAGAAGCCCGCCGGGAACTCGAGCGGTCCGGCAGTGTCGATTTCGCCGTCCGCTGGGAGATGCCGGACGGCCCCCGCCGCATCCGCATCAACGTTTTCCGGCATCTGGACGGTGTGGCCGCCGCGCTGCGCCCCATCCGCAGGCGGGTGCCACAGATCTCGGAGCTTTCCCTACCGGGTGATTTCCAGCAGCTCGCAACGTTTCCAAACGGCCTCGTGCTGGTGACGGGTGTCGCGGGGGCGGGGAAATCGACCACCCTGGCGGCGTTGGTCGACCACCTCAACCGCACCCGGCCGAGACACGTCATCACGATCGAGGATCCCATCGAATACGAGCATCAGGAAATCCAGTGCATGATCCACCAGCGGCAGGTGGGCGGAAATGTGGAGAGTTTCGCAGCCGGTCTGCGGGCGGCGCTGCGGGAAAGCCCGGATGTGATCCTGCTCGGTGAAATGAGGGATCATGAAACGATTTCCGCCGCTCTCACCGCGGCGGAGACCGGGCATCTCGTTCTTTCCACGCTCCACGCCGGAAGCGCATCGACAGCGGTGAACCGCATCGTCGATGTGTTTCCCGGCCACCAGCAGACCCATATCCGTTCGCAACTGGCACTGTCCCTGCGCGCCGTGGTATCCCAGCGGCTCATTCCCTCCCGCACCGGAGGATTGGTCCCGGCGGTGGAAAAGCTGATGGTCACCCCCGCCGTGGCCAACGGGATCCGGGAAGGTCAGGACCATTTCATGCGCAACGCGATGCTGACCGGAGGCGAGGAGGGAATGGTCACGCTGGAGCGATCTCTCGCGACCCTGGTGCGGGACCGGCTGATTGATCGGGAAACCGCCATCCGCACGGCGGTTGATCCGAAGCTGCTGGCGCACTTGTTGGAATAA
- a CDS encoding CPBP family intramembrane glutamic endopeptidase, with amino-acid sequence MKRFFQSEAGATVLWVVATMVMAAVISPWLYQTGMNLARAAETRELPGILEWLGAACGRSDFGRYFSRALVISAVALLPFLFCRVRAALALASSTCDSCARLSWREALAQVGVGVLVAGVLLWGMGMLLEMVGAYSPRHNPVSFGKVVGKIIVPAVVVPLMEEWLFRGILLGLWLRFARPVAACLLTSLFFAFIHFLKPPEGAGVMDPASMSAGFELLGKILHHFTEPLFFVTDFAALFVVGLILAMARVRTRALWFSIGLHAGWIAAFKGFNLLYRSVENHPSHPWGVGDTLRAGLFPMATLMVTALVCHFVLKRFEPRAKA; translated from the coding sequence TTGAAACGTTTTTTCCAATCCGAGGCGGGAGCGACCGTTTTGTGGGTCGTTGCCACCATGGTGATGGCGGCGGTGATTTCGCCATGGCTTTACCAGACAGGGATGAATCTGGCGCGTGCGGCGGAGACCCGCGAACTGCCGGGCATCCTGGAATGGTTGGGCGCCGCGTGCGGCCGTTCGGATTTCGGCCGCTATTTCAGCCGGGCGCTGGTGATTTCAGCGGTGGCGTTGCTGCCGTTCCTGTTCTGCCGGGTGAGGGCGGCGCTGGCGCTCGCCAGCTCCACCTGCGACTCGTGCGCGAGGCTCTCATGGCGGGAGGCGCTGGCGCAGGTGGGTGTGGGGGTTCTGGTGGCGGGCGTTCTGTTGTGGGGGATGGGAATGTTGCTGGAGATGGTGGGGGCGTATTCTCCGCGGCACAATCCGGTGTCATTCGGCAAGGTGGTCGGGAAAATCATCGTGCCGGCGGTGGTGGTGCCGCTGATGGAGGAGTGGTTGTTCCGGGGCATCTTGCTGGGATTGTGGCTGCGGTTCGCGCGGCCGGTGGCGGCGTGTCTCCTGACATCCCTGTTTTTCGCGTTCATCCATTTCCTGAAGCCCCCGGAGGGCGCGGGGGTGATGGACCCGGCGTCGATGTCCGCGGGCTTCGAGCTGTTGGGCAAAATCCTGCATCACTTCACCGAGCCTCTCTTCTTTGTCACGGATTTCGCCGCGTTGTTTGTCGTCGGGCTGATTCTGGCGATGGCCCGGGTAAGGACGCGGGCGCTGTGGTTTTCCATCGGATTGCACGCGGGATGGATCGCGGCGTTCAAGGGGTTCAACCTGCTTTACCGATCGGTGGAGAACCATCCGTCCCACCCATGGGGGGTGGGGGATACCCTGCGGGCGGGGCTTTTCCCGATGGCGACGTTGATGGTGACCGCCTTGGTTTGCCATTTCGTTCTGAAACGGTTCGAACCCCGCGCAAAAGCCTGA
- a CDS encoding helicase-related protein, giving the protein MEEIGKSRNAWTRGQRWVSDGEPELGLGIIRGSGDGRVEIRFPAAGETRIYATDTAPLRRVRFSARDKVRIRSGGEVEITGVREQGGLIIYETASSEISESDLSDSISFSKPQDRLFGGKLDEPADFDLRGEALRRRADMRRSPVRGLAGARMDLIPHQLFIADEVANRPKPRVLLADQVGLGKTIEACLILHRLILTGRAERVLVLVPEPLVHQWFVELLRRFQLSFSLFDEARCEAIEYGDPECNPFLDSQWVLAAVDFLSGNEQRAAQAIEAGWDVLVVDEAHHLEWTPEAAGPAYEVVRGLAETTESLLLLTATPQQLGPEGHFARLKLLDPDRYTDLEQYRRETLHYEEVAEVVESLSTTEETGVPASRLRDLVSGRPRLEQRVAEYTDGKPGARERLISDLLDGFGVGRVMFRNTRAKLGGFPTREPRIARVEDKLKWLAGLLGTLAEEKILVITRTRELAEEVLEEITSATGVKGVLFHEDLTLLQRDRNAAFFAEEEGARVLVCSEIGSEGRNFQFARHLVLYDLPEDVDLLEQRIGRLDRIGQKGTIQVHVPCLPGTDEEIRMRWLEEGLDAFRASPPGAAEIQSELRFDLEEAIGEREGIDELIRRTLDCRKRISERLARGQDRLLERSSHRPARSAWLVEKIRGWDEDEDFEDFLMRLFEHSGLHIEELGRRRYFLLPGNLKSDAFPALPAEGLSVTLDRQRALEREQEAFLTWDHPMVRGALDLMLGSEAGNASFGVWDSVGEKIILLEAWLVVECVAPARLHVERFLPQTPLRVMVDHKGTDHSDNPAFGKPPLRKGDAAALLRNDKVKRHFLPAMLDHARDLGTTKSHAIVAEALLGMRSEMAAEIARLRDLAEVNDHIRPEEIAALEAREAELADVIGNARVRLDAVRLIWKSPPA; this is encoded by the coding sequence ATGGAGGAGATCGGAAAAAGTCGGAACGCATGGACGCGAGGGCAGCGCTGGGTCAGCGATGGCGAGCCCGAACTGGGCCTCGGCATCATCCGCGGGAGTGGCGACGGGCGCGTGGAAATCCGGTTTCCGGCGGCGGGCGAGACCCGTATCTATGCCACCGATACCGCGCCGCTGCGGCGCGTCCGGTTTTCCGCCCGGGACAAGGTCAGGATCCGCTCCGGCGGGGAGGTGGAGATCACCGGCGTCCGCGAGCAGGGCGGATTGATCATCTACGAGACGGCTTCCTCAGAAATCAGCGAATCGGATTTATCCGACTCCATCAGTTTCAGCAAACCGCAGGACCGACTTTTCGGCGGCAAGCTCGATGAACCCGCGGACTTCGACCTGCGGGGCGAGGCGCTCCGCCGCCGGGCTGACATGCGCCGCTCGCCCGTGCGTGGCCTTGCGGGTGCCCGCATGGACCTGATTCCCCACCAGTTGTTCATCGCGGATGAGGTGGCGAACCGTCCGAAACCCCGTGTACTGCTGGCCGATCAGGTGGGGTTGGGAAAAACCATCGAGGCGTGTCTGATCCTGCACCGGCTGATTCTGACAGGGCGGGCCGAGCGGGTGCTGGTCCTTGTCCCGGAGCCTCTGGTCCACCAATGGTTCGTCGAGTTGTTGAGGCGTTTCCAGCTTTCCTTCAGTCTGTTTGACGAGGCGCGCTGCGAGGCGATCGAGTATGGGGACCCGGAATGCAATCCCTTCCTCGACAGCCAATGGGTGCTGGCCGCGGTGGATTTTCTGTCGGGGAACGAACAGCGTGCGGCGCAGGCGATCGAAGCCGGGTGGGATGTGCTGGTCGTCGATGAGGCGCATCATTTGGAATGGACACCCGAGGCCGCCGGGCCGGCGTATGAGGTGGTGCGCGGTCTGGCGGAGACCACGGAGAGCCTGCTGCTGCTGACAGCCACACCTCAACAACTGGGGCCGGAGGGACACTTCGCCCGATTGAAGTTGTTGGATCCGGACCGCTACACCGATCTTGAACAGTATCGGCGTGAAACGCTGCACTATGAGGAAGTTGCGGAGGTGGTGGAATCGCTCTCCACGACGGAAGAGACCGGGGTGCCGGCCTCCCGCTTGCGGGATCTTGTTTCCGGCAGGCCACGGCTGGAACAACGGGTGGCGGAATATACGGACGGGAAACCGGGGGCGCGCGAGCGTTTGATTTCGGACCTGCTGGATGGTTTCGGTGTCGGTCGGGTGATGTTCCGCAACACCCGTGCCAAGCTCGGTGGCTTCCCGACGCGCGAGCCACGCATCGCGCGGGTGGAGGACAAGTTGAAATGGCTGGCCGGATTGTTAGGCACGCTCGCGGAGGAAAAAATCCTCGTCATCACCCGGACCCGCGAACTGGCGGAAGAGGTGCTGGAGGAAATCACCTCCGCCACGGGGGTGAAAGGCGTGCTTTTCCACGAGGACCTCACGCTGCTCCAGCGCGACCGGAACGCCGCGTTTTTCGCCGAGGAGGAAGGTGCCCGCGTTCTCGTCTGTTCCGAGATCGGCAGCGAGGGACGGAACTTCCAGTTCGCGCGACATCTTGTTTTATACGACCTGCCGGAGGACGTGGATTTGTTGGAGCAGCGGATCGGGAGGCTCGACCGCATTGGCCAGAAAGGCACGATCCAGGTGCACGTGCCTTGCCTGCCCGGCACGGATGAGGAAATCCGCATGCGTTGGCTGGAGGAAGGTCTGGATGCTTTCCGCGCGAGCCCGCCCGGTGCGGCGGAAATCCAGAGTGAATTGCGTTTTGATTTGGAAGAAGCCATCGGCGAGCGTGAGGGGATCGACGAACTGATCCGCAGGACGCTTGATTGCCGGAAACGGATTTCCGAACGCCTCGCGCGCGGGCAGGATCGTCTGCTGGAGCGGAGTTCACATCGCCCCGCCAGATCCGCGTGGCTGGTGGAGAAGATCCGCGGGTGGGACGAGGACGAGGATTTCGAGGATTTCCTGATGCGGTTGTTCGAGCATTCGGGACTGCACATCGAGGAACTGGGCAGACGCCGTTATTTCCTGCTGCCGGGCAATCTGAAGTCCGACGCCTTCCCCGCGCTGCCGGCCGAGGGGCTGAGCGTGACGTTGGACCGCCAACGCGCGCTGGAGCGTGAGCAGGAGGCGTTCCTCACCTGGGATCACCCGATGGTCCGTGGCGCGCTGGACCTCATGCTGGGATCGGAGGCCGGGAATGCCAGCTTCGGCGTGTGGGATTCCGTGGGAGAAAAGATCATCCTGTTGGAAGCGTGGCTCGTCGTCGAGTGCGTGGCCCCGGCGCGCCTCCATGTGGAGCGGTTCCTTCCGCAGACCCCTCTCCGTGTGATGGTGGATCACAAGGGCACGGATCACTCGGACAACCCGGCATTCGGAAAACCGCCACTCCGCAAAGGCGATGCCGCCGCCCTGCTGAGGAATGACAAGGTGAAACGGCACTTCCTTCCGGCCATGCTGGATCATGCGCGTGATCTGGGGACCACGAAAAGCCATGCCATCGTCGCCGAGGCCCTTCTGGGCATGCGGTCGGAAATGGCTGCGGAGATCGCCCGTCTCCGTGATCTGGCGGAAGTGAATGATCACATCCGCCCGGAGGAAATCGCCGCATTGGAAGCGAGGGAAGCCGAACTGGCGGACGTGATCGGGAACGCCCGCGTCCGTCTGGACGCGGTGCGGTTGATCTGGAAGTCTCCTCCCGCCTGA